The following coding sequences lie in one Streptomyces venezuelae genomic window:
- a CDS encoding CDP-glycerol glycerophosphotransferase family protein codes for MPRFSIIVPTHDVAGRLTGCLASVLGQSCADFEVIAVVDSLDEEAGPGPAIAAEHAARDPRVRRTQSPPDAGLPGARNAGTDAAAGDYLLFLDGDDTLTPGTLAALDARLSACDDPDLLFFDHERVHWFEGGEGPVLERLWAGAPPGTFTVAEHTALPDPLVPAFSVAHRRAFVAEHGLVFTPGMFTDMVWGLQCVLRAGRIAVLDRVCVRHLLRRQGARHRAPGLHHMDLLDRFGRAMTDAVALDVPAPVVARVFRRCTHELLKAASTPARLPSARLRRHFFRRAARLYRLHRPAGFRPPAGSLGVQHRLLGAGAYGAFCVLRGIKSRLAGGLSVLREVWGKVGRRLPGRNAYAAFLRQPVDERLAVFSAYWGRGYSCNPAAIHAKARELAPHIRTVFLVSGATAAAGLPEGVEGVEIGSRRYWEVMARAKYTFNNVNFEMAVKKRPGTVHVQTQHGTPLKRMGVDQADFPATAAAAGPLGKLLQRVDRWDFNVSSNRHSTEVWERAYPGAYESLDVGYPRNDAFYRASADDVSALRTRLGVPEGRIAVLYAPTHRDYRTDFAAQLDLPAFCDALGEEFVVLLRAHHLYEGSAGLDEVVRSGKLIDVTAHRSPEEVCLASDALVTDYSSIMFDYANLDRPIVVYADDWDVYRETRGVYFDLLAEPPGVVARTPDELAEAFRSGAWDGPRAGALRAAFRERFCDLDDGLAAERVVRRVLLGEPVERLPPVVPLRDRVPAPAAPRVPQRRP; via the coding sequence TTGCCGCGCTTCAGCATCATCGTCCCCACCCACGACGTGGCGGGGCGGCTCACCGGCTGCCTCGCCTCCGTGCTCGGCCAGTCCTGCGCCGACTTCGAGGTGATCGCGGTCGTCGACTCCCTCGACGAGGAGGCAGGGCCGGGTCCGGCGATCGCCGCCGAGCACGCGGCGCGCGATCCGCGGGTGCGCCGCACCCAGTCCCCGCCCGACGCGGGTCTGCCGGGGGCGCGGAACGCCGGGACGGACGCGGCGGCCGGTGACTACCTGCTCTTCCTCGACGGCGACGACACGCTCACCCCGGGCACTCTCGCGGCGCTCGACGCCCGCCTCTCCGCGTGCGACGACCCGGACCTGCTGTTCTTCGACCACGAGCGCGTGCACTGGTTCGAGGGCGGTGAGGGCCCGGTCCTCGAACGGCTGTGGGCGGGCGCTCCCCCGGGCACGTTCACCGTGGCCGAGCACACGGCGCTGCCCGACCCGCTGGTCCCCGCGTTCTCCGTCGCGCACCGGCGCGCCTTCGTGGCCGAGCACGGCCTCGTCTTCACACCCGGCATGTTCACGGACATGGTGTGGGGCCTGCAGTGCGTGCTGCGGGCGGGGCGGATCGCCGTGCTCGACCGGGTGTGCGTACGCCATCTGCTGCGCCGCCAGGGCGCACGGCACCGCGCCCCCGGCCTCCACCACATGGACCTGCTCGACCGGTTCGGGCGCGCGATGACCGACGCCGTCGCGCTCGACGTGCCCGCGCCCGTCGTCGCGCGGGTCTTCCGCAGGTGCACGCACGAGCTGCTCAAGGCGGCGTCCACGCCCGCGCGGCTGCCCTCGGCGCGGCTGCGGCGGCACTTCTTCCGGCGGGCCGCACGGCTGTACCGGCTGCACAGGCCGGCCGGGTTCCGGCCGCCCGCGGGGAGCCTCGGGGTGCAGCACCGGCTGCTGGGGGCGGGTGCGTACGGCGCGTTCTGCGTGCTGCGCGGGATCAAGTCCCGTCTCGCGGGCGGGCTTTCGGTGCTGCGGGAGGTGTGGGGGAAGGTCGGGCGCAGGCTGCCGGGCCGCAACGCGTACGCCGCCTTCCTGCGGCAGCCCGTGGACGAACGGCTCGCCGTGTTCTCCGCGTACTGGGGGCGCGGCTACTCCTGCAACCCGGCGGCGATCCACGCCAAGGCGCGGGAGCTGGCCCCGCACATCAGGACGGTGTTCCTGGTCTCCGGCGCGACGGCGGCCGCGGGCCTCCCCGAAGGGGTCGAGGGCGTGGAGATCGGCAGCCGCCGCTACTGGGAGGTCATGGCGAGGGCCAAGTACACCTTCAACAACGTCAACTTCGAGATGGCCGTCAAGAAGCGCCCCGGCACCGTCCACGTGCAGACCCAGCACGGCACCCCGCTGAAGCGGATGGGCGTGGACCAGGCGGACTTCCCCGCCACCGCGGCGGCCGCCGGACCCCTCGGCAAGCTCCTGCAGCGCGTCGACCGCTGGGACTTCAACGTGTCCTCCAACCGGCACTCGACGGAGGTGTGGGAGCGCGCGTACCCGGGCGCGTACGAGAGTCTCGACGTCGGCTATCCCCGCAACGACGCCTTCTACCGCGCCTCCGCCGACGACGTGAGCGCCCTGCGGACGCGGCTCGGAGTCCCCGAGGGCCGCATCGCCGTGCTGTACGCGCCGACCCACCGCGACTACCGCACCGACTTCGCCGCCCAGCTCGACCTGCCCGCGTTCTGCGACGCGCTCGGCGAGGAGTTCGTGGTGCTGCTCCGCGCCCATCACCTGTACGAGGGGTCGGCGGGGCTCGACGAGGTGGTGCGCTCCGGGAAGCTGATCGACGTGACGGCGCACCGCTCCCCCGAGGAGGTGTGCCTGGCCTCGGACGCGCTGGTCACGGACTACTCGTCGATCATGTTCGACTACGCCAATCTGGACCGCCCGATCGTGGTCTACGCCGACGACTGGGACGTCTACCGCGAGACGCGCGGCGTGTACTTCGACCTCCTCGCCGAGCCGCCGGGCGTCGTGGCCCGCACCCCGGACGAGCTGGCGGAAGCGTTCCGGTCCGGCGCGTGGGACGGCCCGCGGGCGGGGGCGCTGCGGGCCGCGTTCCGCGAGCGGTTCTGCGACCTGGACGACGGGCTCGCCGCCGAGCGGGTGGTGCGGCGGGTCCTGCTCGGGGAGCCCGTGGAGCGGCTGCCGCCGGTCGTCCCGCTGCGCGACCGCGTCCCGGCACCGGCGGCGCCCCGCGTGCCGCAGCGCAGGCCGTAG